AAGTTTCGAATAATGAACTTTCTTTTTATTTTGTAACGGGGATGAATCAGGCTAATAAGTTTCAATTTAAAAATAATAGTGAGGGGGATGATGAATAATGAGTACAGTTGATAAGAGAAGTGAATTAGTATTTCTATATGATATTAAAGATGCTAATCCTAATGGAGATCCGTTAGATGCTGATAAGCCACGAATTGATGAAGAAACAGGAATTAACTTGGTTACTGATGTACGATTAAAAAGGACAATTAGAGATTACCTTTTTGATTATAAGGATTATAACGGTAAAGATGGCAAAGATATTTTTGTTCGAGAAATAAAGAATGATGATGGAAGTATTCAAGATGGAAAGATGAGAGCTAAAGATTTTAAGGAAGATCCAGAGAAAGTATTAGAAAGTTGCATTGATGTGAGATTATTTGGTGGAGTAATTCCATTATCTGGTGATTCAATTACATATACAGGGCCTGTTCAATTTCAGATGGGACGTTCTTTACATAAAGTAGAATTAGAATATATTAAGGGGACAGGTGCGTTTGCTTCTGGTTCTGGTAAGAGTAAGAAAACATTTAGAGAAGAGTATGTAGTTCCTTATTCTCTAATTGGATTTTATGGAATTGTAAATGAAAATGCTGCCCAAGAGACTGAGTTGACTGAAGAAGATGTTGATTTGTTAATCGAAGGAATGTGGAAAGGAACGAAAAATTTAATTACTCGCAGTAAAATAGGGCAGACACCGCGATTGTTATTGAGAGTTAATTATAGCGAAGAAAATTTCTTTATTGGTGAGTTGAAGAATTATATTAAGCTTGTTAGTGAAAAAAGAGAAGAGGAAATTAGAGATGTAGATGATTATAAGCTTGATATAACAGCTTTAATTAATATTTTAAAATCTAATGATGATAAAGTAGAAAGTGTTGATTATTTAGTTAATCCACGAGTTGATTTTGTTAATGATGGAGATGAAGTAAGTCTTAAAGATTTAGATAAATTTACAGAAATTGAATTATAATTTAGGATGAGGGAGAGATGAACTAAAGGTTCATCTCTCTTCTATAGAAGGAGGTTATAATGATGGATAAATTATTGCTCTTTGATATTTGGGCTGATTATGCTCATTTTAAAAAATATTATACTACTACGTCTCCTTTAACTTTTGCTATTCCTCCTAAGACTACCTTATATGGGATAGTGGGAGCTATTTTAGGATTAGATAAGGAAGAGTATTTAGATTATTTTCAAGATGGTAAGTGTAATATAGGAATTGAAATTAAAAATCCAATTAAAAAGACAAGAATTAATCTGAATTTAATTAATACTAAAAGTGCTAAATTAATGTCAAGAATAGATAATAGAACTCAAATTAAGACTGAATATCTTAAGGATGTAAGATATAGAGTTTATTTTCAGCATCAGGATGATGAGATTTATAATAAATTAAAGAAATATTTATTTGAACATAAGTCGGTTTATTCTATATCATTAGGGTTAAGTGAGAATTTAGCTAATTTTGAGTTTATAGGGGAGTATGAAGTAGCTGAGATAGATAATAATGAAGACTGGATTGATGTAGCAAGTGTGTTGAGAGTAGATAGTGATTATTTGTCTAAGGGAGATATAGATTTTAGTCAAGGTGATAGAGAATATTATTCTGATAAGGTAGCTTTAGAAATGAAGCCTGATAGAGAAGTGACAGATTATGGTCAAATTATTTTTGAAGGAAATGGAAAAAGTATCAGGGCTAAACCCAAAAAATATTATGAGTTGGAGACTGGTGATAAGTGTCTCCTATTATAATTAAAAATTATCCTCTTAGATTAGTTAATATAAAAAAGGAGGAGTAAGATGAGTCAGTTATATTCTCACCCAGATAAGTTATTAAAGGATCATCTGTTTAATGTTTATCGGTTAGGAATCGAGAAGTTTAGAAGTAAAAATCTAAATTTTGATAAATTAGATGAGATTGAATTGATGACTAAGATTGTGTTGATAAGTCATGATTTTGGTAAGGCTAATAAGTTTTTCCAACGTAAATTGGATTTGGCTAGCAAGGGGAAGAAAGAATGTGAAGAATACCAAAAGCTAACTAAACAAGGTAAGAATAAGAGTAATCATAGTTTGTTATCTGCTTTATTTACTTATTATATTTTAGATGAGTTGTTAGATAATAGATTGTTAAGTTTATTAGGAATGCTGGTTGTTTATCGACACCATGGGGATTTAAAAGATTTTAGAGATATGGTTATTATTTCTGAAAAAGATTGGGAAATTCTAGAGGAACAAGTTAAGACTATAGAATTAGAAGAGTTAAATGAAATATTAAATATGATTGATATAAATGTAAGTATTGATAAATTTAATATTGCTGAACTAAAAGATGAATTAACTGGATGGAGATTTGATATAGAGTTAGATGATTTGAAGGATAAGTCCGTTAAGAGTAATTATTTAATTGCTAATTTGATTTATTCTATTCTTATTTCATCTGATAAGGCGGAAGCTATTTTTTATAGTAAAGGTTTAAGTTATGATAGGCTAGAAGAGTTAGTATTAAGTAGAAGGGAGGTTAATTCTGAAGTTGTTGATGAATATAAAAGATTAAAGGGCTGGGATGAGCCTGAGAGTAAGATGGATGAGCAGAGAAATCAGATTTATGATGAGGTAATAGAAAATATAAAGGAAGCTGATTTAAAGGAGGATAGAATTTTATCAATTAATGTTCCCACTGGAACTGGAAAGACTTTATCTTCTTTATCAGCAGGATTGAAACTGCGAGAGAGGATAGGACAGAATTATAGGTTGATTTATACTCTTCCTTTTAC
The genomic region above belongs to Sporohalobacter salinus and contains:
- the cas5b gene encoding type I-B CRISPR-associated protein Cas5b; this encodes MDKLLLFDIWADYAHFKKYYTTTSPLTFAIPPKTTLYGIVGAILGLDKEEYLDYFQDGKCNIGIEIKNPIKKTRINLNLINTKSAKLMSRIDNRTQIKTEYLKDVRYRVYFQHQDDEIYNKLKKYLFEHKSVYSISLGLSENLANFEFIGEYEVAEIDNNEDWIDVASVLRVDSDYLSKGDIDFSQGDREYYSDKVALEMKPDREVTDYGQIIFEGNGKSIRAKPKKYYELETGDKCLLL
- the cas7b gene encoding type I-B CRISPR-associated protein Cas7/Csh2 translates to MSTVDKRSELVFLYDIKDANPNGDPLDADKPRIDEETGINLVTDVRLKRTIRDYLFDYKDYNGKDGKDIFVREIKNDDGSIQDGKMRAKDFKEDPEKVLESCIDVRLFGGVIPLSGDSITYTGPVQFQMGRSLHKVELEYIKGTGAFASGSGKSKKTFREEYVVPYSLIGFYGIVNENAAQETELTEEDVDLLIEGMWKGTKNLITRSKIGQTPRLLLRVNYSEENFFIGELKNYIKLVSEKREEEIRDVDDYKLDITALINILKSNDDKVESVDYLVNPRVDFVNDGDEVSLKDLDKFTEIEL